From Nitrospirota bacterium, a single genomic window includes:
- a CDS encoding carboxypeptidase M32: MLTLADLRPLTAHLIEIAHVHSAAAVLSWDQETYMPRGGAATRADTLAALQGAAHERFVSSTTEDLLARWMDLDTGAIFDPEPEPAARALLREVFRDYRRAKRLPTAFVSLLEKTCALAQDAWQEARETRRFSRFLPLLEQIVTLKREEAALLGYPDTPYDALLDAFEPGMTTARVAALFTDLKARLLPLLRRVEGASVRIAPLPPGPYDLARQIRFGRVVLDAMGYDFTRGRLDQSAHPFTTGFHPTDVRVTTRVAADDLATCLFSCLHEGGHGLYDQGLDPTYWGTPLGEAVSLGVHESQSRLWENCVGRSPEFWRYFFPLLKETFPDALSAVSLDAFHAAINVVRPSLIRTEADELTYNFHIIVRFELELALIAGTLLPRNLPEAWNAAMQATLGVSPTHDGEGVLQDIHWAHGAFGYFPTYTLGNLYAAQLWQQALRDIADLPTLIEQGRLDPLREWLRDRLHRWGRMYSSEEFLVRVTGEPLNPDHFLNYLEDKYATVYRW; encoded by the coding sequence GTGCTGACCCTGGCCGACCTCCGACCGCTCACCGCGCATCTGATCGAAATCGCGCATGTGCACAGCGCCGCCGCGGTGCTGTCGTGGGACCAGGAAACGTATATGCCGCGCGGCGGCGCCGCGACGCGAGCCGACACGCTGGCCGCGCTGCAGGGCGCGGCGCACGAGCGCTTCGTCTCATCGACGACCGAGGACCTGCTCGCGCGTTGGATGGACCTGGACACCGGGGCGATCTTCGACCCGGAGCCGGAGCCCGCGGCCCGGGCCCTGTTGCGCGAGGTCTTCCGCGATTATCGACGGGCCAAGCGCCTCCCCACCGCGTTCGTGTCGTTGCTCGAGAAGACCTGTGCGCTCGCGCAAGACGCGTGGCAGGAGGCGCGGGAGACGCGGCGGTTCAGCCGATTTCTCCCGTTGCTGGAGCAGATCGTCACGCTCAAACGCGAGGAAGCCGCGCTCCTCGGGTATCCCGACACGCCTTACGACGCGTTGTTGGATGCGTTCGAACCGGGCATGACAACCGCGCGCGTGGCCGCCCTGTTCACCGACCTCAAGGCCCGGCTCTTACCGTTGCTCCGTCGCGTAGAAGGCGCCTCGGTACGCATCGCCCCGCTCCCGCCCGGGCCGTACGATCTGGCCCGCCAGATCCGGTTCGGACGTGTGGTCCTCGACGCGATGGGATACGACTTCACCCGCGGCCGGTTGGATCAATCGGCCCACCCCTTCACCACCGGCTTTCATCCCACCGACGTGCGCGTCACCACCCGCGTCGCGGCCGACGATCTCGCCACGTGTCTCTTCAGTTGTCTTCACGAGGGCGGACACGGGTTGTACGACCAGGGGCTCGACCCGACGTACTGGGGCACGCCGCTCGGAGAGGCGGTGTCGCTCGGGGTTCACGAAAGCCAGTCGCGCCTGTGGGAAAACTGCGTGGGGCGATCACCGGAATTCTGGCGGTACTTCTTCCCACTGTTGAAGGAAACGTTTCCCGACGCCCTGTCGGCCGTGTCGCTGGACGCGTTCCACGCCGCGATCAACGTGGTCCGGCCGTCGTTGATCCGGACCGAAGCGGACGAATTGACGTACAACTTTCACATCATCGTGCGTTTCGAGTTGGAGCTGGCGTTGATCGCCGGGACCCTGCTGCCTCGCAACCTCCCCGAGGCGTGGAACGCGGCCATGCAAGCCACGCTGGGGGTCAGCCCCACCCACGACGGCGAAGGCGTGCTCCAGGACATCCACTGGGCACACGGTGCGTTCGGGTACTTTCCCACCTACACGTTGGGCAATCTCTACGCCGCCCAGTTGTGGCAACAGGCCCTGCGGGACATCGCGGACCTGCCCACCCTGATCGAACAGGGGCGGCTCGATCCGCTCCGCGAGTGGCTGCGCGACCGCCTCCACCGGTGGGGCCGAATGTACTCTTCTGAAGAGTTCTTGGTGCGAGTGACCGGCGAACCTCTCAACCCCGATCATTTCCTGAACTACCTGGAAGACAAATACGCGACCGTGTATCGGTGGTAG
- a CDS encoding arylesterase, which translates to MRGLRDHSPAHRAALGAAAVLGALLYATAGTARADERVGAPPTLVAFGDSLTAGLGVPVSDAYPARLERRLREQGFDYRVVNAGVSGDTTAGGLRRVDWVLKAQPRIVILALGANDGLRGLSLERTRENLAQIIERLQAAGVTVVLAGMRMPPNYGDDYAGAFAMIFPDLARRYGLSLIPFFLEGVAANSALNQSDGIHPNAEGYQVIVDHIWPILRPLLTR; encoded by the coding sequence ATGCGCGGGTTGCGCGATCACTCTCCGGCCCACCGCGCGGCGTTGGGCGCCGCCGCGGTCTTGGGGGCGCTGCTGTACGCCACGGCGGGAACAGCCCGGGCCGATGAACGGGTGGGCGCGCCCCCCACGCTCGTGGCGTTCGGCGACAGCCTGACCGCAGGATTGGGGGTGCCGGTCAGCGACGCGTACCCGGCCCGGTTGGAGCGCCGCCTTCGCGAGCAGGGATTCGACTACCGGGTGGTCAACGCCGGAGTCAGCGGCGACACCACGGCCGGCGGACTCCGGCGCGTCGATTGGGTCCTGAAAGCGCAGCCCCGCATCGTGATTCTGGCGTTGGGTGCCAACGACGGGCTGCGGGGCCTCTCGCTCGAGCGGACCCGCGAGAATCTCGCCCAGATCATCGAACGGCTTCAGGCGGCCGGAGTGACGGTGGTCCTGGCCGGCATGCGGATGCCTCCGAATTACGGCGACGACTACGCGGGCGCGTTCGCGATGATCTTTCCCGACCTCGCCCGCCGCTACGGCCTGTCGCTGATCCCGTTTTTTCTCGAGGGTGTCGCCGCGAATTCCGCGCTCAACCAGAGCGACGGCATTCACCCCAATGCCGAGGGGTATCAGGTCATCGTGGACCACATCTGGCCGATTCTCCGCCCCCTGCTCACCCGCTGA